One region of Primulina tabacum isolate GXHZ01 chromosome 17, ASM2559414v2, whole genome shotgun sequence genomic DNA includes:
- the LOC142531801 gene encoding cysteine proteinase mucunain-like, with protein sequence MASTFNRLFCLLFLSLFIFSYALDMSIITYDGAHGVGLTRSEEDAMSLYESWLVKHGKAYNAIGEKERRFEIFKDNLRFIEEHNSEDRTYKLGLNRFADLTNEEYRSMFVGGRMDRKTRLMSGKASNRYAYKEGDGLPESVDWREKGAVAPVKDQGQCGSCWAFSTVAAVEGVNKIVTGDLVVLSEQELVDCDKAYNQGCNGGLMDYAFQFIVKNGGIDTSVDYPYRARDGTCDQYRKNAKVVSIDTYEDVPENDEQSLRKAVANQPVSVAIEAGGRAFQLYQSGVFTGQCGTALDHGVVAVGYGTEKGEDYWIVRNSWGPSWGEKGYIRLQRNVANITTGKCGIAIEASYPLKTGQNPPNPGPSPPTPVKPPTVCDDIYTCPEGSTCCCVYQYGNYCFGWGCCPLESATCCDDHSSCCPHDYPVCDLEAGTCLMSKDNPMGVKALRRGAATPNWASLGGDRKITVS encoded by the exons ATGGCTTCTACATTCAACCGTTTGTTCTGTCTTCTTTTCCTATCCCTTTTCATCTTTTCATACGCCCTCGATATGTCCATAATCACTTACGATGGCGCCCACGGTGTGGGTCTGACCAGATCCGAAGAAGATGCCATGTCCCTTTACGAGTCATGGCTCGTGAAACACGGTAAAGCTTATAACGCCATAGGCGAGAAAGAGAGACGTTTCGAGATTTTTAAGGACAACTTGAGATTCATCGAAGAACACAATTCCGAAGACCGGACGTATAAACTAGGGCTGAACCGATTCGCGGATCTGACAAACGAGGAGTACAGGTCCATGTTCGTTGGCGGAAGGATGGACAGGAAGACCCGGCTGATGAGCGGGAAAGCCAGTAACCGGTACGCGTACAAGGAGGGCGATGGGCTGCCGGAATCCGTTGATTGGAGAGAGAAAGGAGCCGTTGCTCCGGTAAAAGATCAGGGTCAATGCG GGAGTTGCTGGGCTTTCTCGACTGTTGCTGCTGTTGAAGGAGTAAATAAGATTGTAACTGGAGATCTCGTAGTCTTGTCGGAACAAGAGCTAGTTGATTGCGATAAAGCATACAACCAGGGTTGCAATGGTGGTCTTATGGACTATGCATTCCAATTTATCGTTAAAAATGGTGGCATTGATACAAGTGTCGATTACCCTTACAGGGCTCGTGATGGAACCTGTGATCAGTATCGG AAAAATGCGAAGGTAGTCTCCATTGATACCTACGAGGATGTTCCTGAAAACGATGAGCAGTCTTTGAGGAAAGCTGTGGCAAATCAACCAGTCAGTGTTGCCATTGAAGCTGGAGGCCGAGCTTTCCAACTCTACCAATCG GGAGTGTTCACTGGTCAATGTGGCACCGCTCTAGACCATGGTGTTGTTGCCGTTggatatggaaccgaaaagggTGAAGACTACTGGATCGTGAGAAACTCCTGGGGTCCAAGCTGGGGAGAGAAGGGCTACATTAGGCTTCAACGTAATGTGGCTAATATTACCACAGGCAAGTGTGGGATAGCTATAGAAGCATCTTATCCTCTCAAAACGGGTCAGAACCCTCCAAACCCAGGCCCATCACCTCCAACACCGGTGAAACCCCCCACTGTGTGCGACGATATCTACACGTGCCCGGAGGGCAGTACTTGTTGCTGCGTGTACCAGTATGGAAACTACTGCTTCGGTTGGGGATGCTGCCCGTTGGAGTCTGCTACGTGCTGTGATGACCACTCTAGCTGCTGCCCCCACGACTACCCTGTCTGTGATCTTGAAGCCGGCACCTGTCTAATG AGCAAGGATAATCCAATGGGAGTGAAAGCTTTGAGACGAGGTGCTGCCACTCCCAACTGGGCCAGTCTTGGCGGAGACAGGAAAATCACCGTTTCTTGA
- the LOC142531248 gene encoding uncharacterized protein LOC142531248 yields the protein MNGYYTSGAFHVPCNSMPVSGIQGQLLEITVVGCNKLRNTEWISRKDPYVCLDYASLKRLTRTCNGGGKNPTFQEKFEITLIEGFLEINITVWNSNKPTSDDFIGNGKLLLQGVLCQGYDDNCWPLQDRKGRHAGEVRLVMHYANAKKLTTSYGPSAPPYAATIPTYPAIYSAPHPVSSHLPLPASYPPPVPPPYPEPLYHHQPSPYHPAYQAPPPNPQQPAYQPAPPNPQYYYPQGIYPPPPHPRHHMF from the exons ATGAATGGCTACTATACATCGGGGGCTTTTCATGTTCCTTGTAATTCAATGCCTGTTTCTGGAATCCAAGGTCAACTACTAGAGATCACGG TTGTTGGTTGTAATAAGTTGAGAAACACTGAGTGGATTTCACGGAAAGATCCCTATGTTTGTCTGGATTACGCCAGCTTGAAGCGACTTACGCGTACTTGTAATG GCGGAGGGAAAAATCCTACCTTTCAAGAGAAATTCGAGATTACATTGATAGAAGGGTTCCTGGAGATAAATATTACGGTCTGGAATAGCAACAAACCGACTTCTGACGATTTTATTGGAAACGGAAA ACTTCTATTACAGGGAGTTTTATGTCAAGGCTACGATGACAATTGCTGGCCTCTTCAGGACAGGAAAGGCAG GCATGCTGGAGAAGTTCGATTAGTAATGCATTATGCTAATGCCAAG AAGCTTACAACTAGCTATGGTCCATCAGCTCCACCATATGCAGCCACAATACCGACTTATCCCGCTATTTACTCGGCCCCCCATCCTGTATCGTCACATCTTCCGTTACCAGCTAGCTACCCACCACCAGTTCCTCCTCCCTATCCAGAGCCATTGTATCATCATCAGCCTTCTCCTTATCATCCGGCTTATCAAGCACCTCCACCAAATCCTCAACAACCAGCTTATCAGCCAGCACCCCCCAATCCTCAATATTATTACCCTCAAG GTATATATCCTCCACCTCCGCATCCACGACATCACATGTTTTGA
- the LOC142531653 gene encoding cyclin-D3-2-like, whose protein sequence is MSTNQSSLFDTLYCYEEEESEITLNNDCFNGENHSLCRSKLLLEQDLFWDDEELQSLFFKEKETCIKSNTIIEAGFSLSLAREEAVEWVLRTNSFFGFSAMTAILAVNYLDRFLSSLSLQKDEPWMIQLAAVTCLSLAAKVEETRVPLLLDLQVECTKYVFEAKTIQRMEILVLSSLKWRMNPVTPLSFLDHIVRRLGLKRYIHWEFLRLCENLLLTIISDSRFLRYLPSVLATATMLHVIHQVAQCNAIGYENQLLEVLKINKEEVDECFELFQETLCSGGLNGKNMTQKRKFCQISTSPGGAMDSMDSFSIPSSPSDNSLLAAASCISSATNHPIFKKSRVQERQMKLNRVFVDAVGSPH, encoded by the exons ATGTCTACAAATCAGAGTTCTTTGTTTGATACCCTCTATTGTTATGAAGAAGAAGAGAGCGAAATTACATTGAACAATGACTGTTTCAATGGAGAAAATCATTCCCTTTGCCGTTCCAAGTTGTTATTGGAGCAAGATTTGTTTTGGGATGATGAGGAGCTCCAATCTCTTTTCTTTAAAGAGAAAGAAACTTGTATTAAATCTAACACCATTATTGAAGCTGGATTTTCGCTTTCTCTGGCTAGAGAAGAGGCAGTAGAATGGGTTCTGAGAACCAATTCCTTTTTTGGGTTTTCAGCCATGACTGCTATCCTTGCAGTCAATTATCTGGACAGGTTTCTTTCTAGCCTGAGTTTGCAGAAAGATGAGCCATGGATGATTCAGCTTGCAGCTGTTACTTGCCTATCTTTGGCTGCTAAAGTTGAAGAAACTCGTGTTCCTCTACTCCTAGATCTTCAA GTGGAGTGTACCAAGTATGTGTTCGAGGCAAAAACCATTCAAAGAATGGAGATTTTAGTGCTTTCATCTCTCAAATGGAGGATGAATCCCGTGACCccactttcatttcttgatCACATTGTGAGGAGGCTTGGATTGAAGAGATACATCCACTGGGAATTCCTCAGGCTCTGTGAAAATCTACTTCTCACTATCATCTCGG ATTCAAGATTCCTACGTTATCTGCCGTCTGTTTTGGCTACTGCCACCATGCTTCATGTTATTCATCAAGTTGCGCAATGCAATGCCATTGGCTACGAAAACCAGCTCCTTGAAGTTCTCAAAATCAACAAG GAAGAAGTGGATGAATGTTTTGAGCTCTTTCAAGAAACACTTTGCAGCGGTGGTTTAAATGGCAAAAACATGACTCAAAAGCGCAAGTTTTGCCAGATCTCAACCAGCCCAGGTGGTGCAATGGATTCAATGGATTCATTTTCCATTCCAAGTAGCCCAAGTGACAATTCATTGTTAGCCGCAGCATCATGCATTTCTTCTGCAACAAATCATCCCATTTTCAAGAAAAGCAGAGTTCAAGAAAGGCAGATGAAATTGAACAGAGTTTTTGTGGATGCTGTTGGAAGCCCTCATTAA
- the LOC142532030 gene encoding cyclase-like protein 2: protein MSRLIILFLHLSDTFYAMKSLQIFLIACTVNPFVLAFSSAAVAYPSHYDIEAAKILVPIRREVYGGGRIIDISHRYHPDMPSWESPDGVGQYLWLPKSMKNGSLANNSEMKLPSHIGTHVDTPGHVFDHYFDAGFDVDTLDLDVLNGPALLVGVPRDKNITAEVMKTLHIPKGVKRVLFRTLNTDRLLMFKKEFDTSYVGFMKDGARWLVDNTDIKLVGIDYLSVAAFADLIPSHLVFLEGRVRFLFRSTW from the exons ATGTCACGCTTGatcatcctttttcttcacctATCTGATACGTTTTACGCCATGAAATCGCTCCAAATCTTCCTGATAGCATGCACAGTTAACCCCTTCGTCCTCGCCTTCTCCTCCGCCGCCGTTGCATATCCTTCGCACTATGACATCGAAGCCGCTAAGATTCTCGTGCCCATCCGCCGTGAAGTGTACGGAGGCGGCCGAATAATCGACATCAGCCACCGGTACCACCCGGACATGCCGTCGTGGGAGTCTCCAGATGGCGTCGGGCAGTACTTGTGGCTTCCGAAGAGCATGAAGAATGGGTCTCTTGCTAATAACTCGGAGATGAAACTCCCATCGCACATTGGGACGCACGTCGACACACCAGGGCATGTGTTCGATCACTACtttgatgcaggatttgatgtcGACACGCTCGACCTCGACGTTCTCAATG GTCCTGCGTTACTTGTAGGTGTTCCAAGAGATAAAAACATAACCG CTGAAGTTATGAAGACTTTACACATTCCCAAAGGAGTAAAAAGAGTGCTTTTCAGAACCCTGAACACGGACAG GCTCCTCATGTTCAAGAAGGAGTTTGACACAAGTTATGTGGGATTCATGAAAGACGGGGCACGGTGGCTTGTCGATAACACTGACATAAAACTTGTTG GAATTGATTACTTGTCCGTTGCTGCGTTTGCTGATTTAATACCTTCCCATCTGGTGTTCCTCGAAGGCAGGGTAAGATTTCTTTTCAGATCAACCTGGTGA
- the LOC142532031 gene encoding cyclase-like protein 1 translates to MMTTNFGYLQLLLLMATCVAASIVELGDIFDITHEYRPGMPIFGSSDGAGLIVGPYKGINDTENRELNYSPMQLATDSGTHTKAYTTVEELDLETLNGPVLVVEVPKDKNLTAEVVEFLKIPDHVERVLFKTSNSDRDLMLKKEFDSSYTGFTTDGAEWLAKNTNIKLVGIDYLSVAVMHDRESVYKLLGKDIIPLEGLDIGGIRPGEYTLRCLPLGISDASEAPTRCILIH, encoded by the exons ATGATGACGACGAATTTTGGCTACCTTCAATTGTTGCTACTTATGGCGACGTGCGTCGCTGCCTCCATAGTCGAACTTGGCGATATCTTCGATATCACCCATGAGTACAGGCCTGGAATGCCCATATTCGGCTCGTCCGACGGCGCCGGACTCATTGTTGGTCCATACAAAGGAATCAATGACACGGAAAACCGCGAGCTCAACTATTCCCCCATGCAACTCGCCACCGATTCCGGGACGCACACCAAGGCCTACACCACTGTCGAGGAACTCGACCTTGAGACTCTCAATG GTCCTGTGTTGGTTGTGGAGGTTCCCAAGGACAAGAACCTTACAG CTGAGGTGGTGGAGTTTTTGAAAATCCCCGATCATGTAGAACGCGTGCTTTTCAAAACATCGAATTCTGACag GGATCTAATGCTTAAAAAGGAATTCGACTCGAGCTACACTGGATTTACAACTGATGGGGCAGAGTGGTTGGCAAAAAACACCAATATAAAACTCGTTG GAATTGATTACTTATCTGTTGCTGTAATGCACGATAGGGAGTCAGTTTATAAGCTCCTGGGCAAG GACATTATTCCTCTGGAAGGCTTGGATATTGGTGGCATTCGTCCGGGAGAATACACTCTCAGATGTCTACCACTAGGCATATCTGATGCATCCGAGGCACCAACAAGATGCATTCTGATCCATTGA